In Gemmatimonadaceae bacterium, the following are encoded in one genomic region:
- a CDS encoding serine/threonine-protein kinase encodes MFCPDCGSWNRGAAARCLRCSEILPVVTNRNAQPPDPAITALRHVTGGRYSVMHRVGEGGMANVYYALHIALDCPVVIKVMHPHLARDADMRERFRREAESAAQLVHPHICSITDFGSVGDQVFLVMPYLARGTLADRINNRRSFPAERTAAIAAQVACALDYAHRHGLVHRDIKPDNILFDEDENALVTDFGIATGHFRARMTGTGNVMGTPHYMSPEQARGKLLDGRSDLYALGVVMYETLLGFPPFDGADGYSISYKHVTETAAAPDVVDSRIPTELSAIVTKCLSKRAGDRYQRGNDMADALISFLAKSDSADDLRGAWTSRTVSPAKPLASSLGSL; translated from the coding sequence CCGCTGCGCGTTGCCTTCGGTGCAGCGAGATTCTGCCGGTTGTCACCAACCGGAATGCGCAGCCACCCGATCCCGCCATCACGGCGTTGCGACACGTGACCGGCGGGCGCTACAGTGTCATGCACCGCGTTGGGGAAGGCGGGATGGCGAACGTATACTACGCCCTCCACATCGCCCTCGATTGCCCGGTGGTGATCAAGGTGATGCATCCGCACCTTGCACGCGATGCCGACATGCGGGAACGGTTTCGGCGCGAAGCTGAATCGGCAGCGCAACTGGTACATCCCCACATCTGCTCGATCACCGACTTTGGTTCGGTTGGAGATCAGGTCTTTCTGGTGATGCCCTATCTGGCTCGCGGGACCCTTGCCGACCGCATCAACAACAGGCGCTCGTTTCCAGCCGAGCGCACTGCAGCGATTGCGGCCCAGGTAGCGTGCGCTCTCGATTATGCGCATCGGCATGGCCTCGTTCACCGGGACATCAAGCCGGACAACATTCTCTTCGACGAGGACGAGAACGCTCTGGTTACTGATTTCGGAATCGCTACCGGACATTTTCGCGCCCGCATGACGGGCACCGGAAACGTCATGGGCACTCCGCACTACATGTCGCCGGAACAGGCCCGCGGGAAGCTTCTCGACGGACGGAGTGACCTGTACGCGCTCGGCGTTGTTATGTACGAGACGCTCCTCGGATTCCCCCCGTTCGATGGCGCCGACGGATACTCGATAAGCTACAAGCACGTCACGGAGACGGCGGCTGCGCCCGATGTGGTCGACTCGCGGATTCCGACCGAGCTTTCGGCGATCGTCACTAAGTGTCTCTCCAAGCGGGCCGGGGATCGTTATCAGCGGGGAAACGACATGGCTGACGCTCTCATATCGTTTCTGGCAAAGTCCGACTCTGCCGATGACCTGCGCGGAGCGTGGACCTCGAGGACAGTCTCTCCAGCGAAGCCGCTTGCGTCCTCGCTGGGCTCTCTTTGA